ctattttggtaacTTATCCatatatataatgttttttttaacttgtttatattaatgttcttgttatttgtatcttttattcatcccttcttttttcaatttttttgactAGTTAAATTtctattatctaattattgtaatataatattattgtaataaacacaTCAAGTATCAgcataattatcaaattaaaaaaaataaaaaaaattgatattaaaaaatatattttcaaactcatttgaataagtcaTATTAATTTTGCATTATAAATaggtaagaaataccacttttatggagttgaGAGGGGTAAATAAGAtcataaggggtgagaaatactatttttatggagttaagagggtaaataggacattcaatGAGTTGGGGAAAtataaaatgatcaatttggacaagttaatggggtgagaaataccattttatggagttaaagatagtaaataggacattcaatGAGTTGAAGAgataaaatgatcaatttgaacaagttaagagGGCTCGATGAGCATTATATAGTACCTTGTATTAAAAACTTCTTGAGTTCCAACACGCTATACTCGTATAGATTGCAGAGGAGTGTAgtagaatttaaaaaaaaaatagtgcattaaaaaaaacgtgaatcATGCACAACACAAAATGCCATGTGGCTCGTACGCAAAAACTTGGCCACCACTTGCCTATATAAACCATATTATCAAGTGAGCAAATATTCACAAGACAAAATGTCAGCTCCAGTTTCCACTATTCCTGCCGGATCTGAAGTTATTCGCCGGTCTGCTGATTATCATCCTAGCATTTGGGGTGATCATTTCCTCTCCTATACTTCTAATGATCAacttttggtaaaataattgtATTCTTTCTACCTTCtcttttaatttcaatttgCCAAACCATGCATATACGTAATCGATGTCAGagcttaactatcagctcgagcttttagttccaCGACAATTTGAGTCGAGCTCGAACTCAACGTTCTGTTTGTGAATTTTGGGCGAGTTTGCTGGCGACCTACTTGTTAATATGTTCATGAGTACTTTATTTACTTAACAAGAgcttgtaaatatatatataggtaaaaGATGACATATCAAGACATGAAAAGCTGAAGCAAGAAGTGACAAGTATGTTAAAAGGATGCCCTAAAGTTCCTGAAACATTGGAAATGATTGATGCAATCCAACGGCTAGGAATCCAGTATCATTTTGAAACTCAGATTGATGAAATCTTAAGAAATATGATGGATGAAATATTATGTCTTGATGATGATGACCTATATCTCATTTCTCTCAAATTTCGACTTCTTAGGCAACATGGTTATAACATGATTCCATGTGGTACGCTGTCCTCCACACCTTTCcatttcatttgtttaattacCGGAATTAATATCTGTTGCTGTTACTGTTAGATGTTTTTGATAAGTTCAAGGATGAGAATGGAAAGTTCAAGGATTCAATTGTTAATGATGTTAGAGGAATGTTAAGCTTGTACGAAACTACACATCTAAGAACTCATGGAGAAGAAATTCTAGACCAAGCACTTGGTTTCACTATAGCTCATCTTCAAACCATGAGTACCCAATTGAGCTCTCCTTTTGGTGACCAGATAAAGCATGCTTTGAAGCAACCATTTCATAAGGGGCTGCCGAGATTGGAGGCCAGGAGCTACTTTCATTTTTATGAACTAAATGCTTCATGTAACAAAATTCTACTCTCCTTTGCTAAGTTGGACTTCAATTTGTTGCAAAAGCAGCACCAGAAGGAGCTAGGCGACATTACCAGGTTCTATTTCATTACAATTAGCTTCTACATTATTATATACAAAATATGCTAATTGGGTTTAATTTTAGGTGGTGGAAAGAATTAGACTTTGCAAAAACGGTGTCTTTTGCAAGGGATAGAGTTGTGGAATGCTATTTTTGGACATTAGGAGTGTATTTTGAGCCCCAATATGCTGTGGCTAGAAGCATAGTAACCAAAGTCATCGCAATTACTTCTGTTCTTGATGATATTTATGATGTCTATGCAACTCCTCCAGAACTTGACCTCTTCACTGCAGCTATTGACAGGTTTGAATCATGTTTATTCACTTTTATTCTATCAAGCTGTATATTAAACCCTAATATAGCCGAGTTTACGCGTTAACGCCCTATCCGTAAACTTAGACACACATATTTGTTCATGAAAAGCGTTAACTTTCTGTCCGATAAACTCCTAAACTTGATCTTAATTCATAATTCTTCCAATTCATCACTTTCAATAccattaattatatttcatgATTTAGTACATCCACATCcacatttaatttaataaacataaaataaaaatattagatataatatatattttataatatttataatttgtgATGATAGTAAGTTGTAGATATGATGTTGTATAAATTACAATGGATAACATTATTATCTTGGTTCATTTCAAAGTTGACCACATATGTTATTGTCATTTCACATTCACATTTCACAGATGGGACATCAACGTGATGGATGAGTTTCCGGAGTACATGCAACTAGTTTACAAATCACTTATAGATATTTATTCCGAAATTGAGGAACGTGTCTTAAATCAAGGAACAGCATATAGACTTTCTTATGCAAAAGAAGCAGTGAGTTAATATAATCACGTGGTTTTCCATGTCACTAGAATGATTAGGTGTGTTAACGAGTCTTAGTAGTTCGCAAACTATTCTAGTTTGGTTCGGTGAAAGCTTGattaaagctcggctcgataggGCTCGAATCGAGTTCGGGATTGGCTCGAGCACTAATGAGGTGAGTCCGAGCTTCCTTAGATTCGGCAAAAAAGCTCGTGAGCATGCTcgattatttttaaatactatatatatatttaatatatatttaattggtTATTATTAgctttcatcacaattcacaactcaAATAACATTTAACTCATCCAAAAAATAGTGAATTACTCAATACCGCTCCTAAATTACCTCTTACCGccccatttggacttttttgcccttctcataattttgataaaaaactaaaaattctttctttaaaatcacaaactcggacaataataattgaaattatgaaatttgtacttttttgccattctcataattttgataaaaaactaaaaattctttttctaaaatcacaaactcgaacaataataattgaaattatgaaaataattgatatgcgACAATCCGAATCCCAAAAATGGATGATTATGAGTcggaaacaataaaatttacatttttttctcaaaaaaatcatgaacacaatgcatattttttgtgacgattagcatttttcgtcacaaaaaattagagaattttgtatttttcgtcgtTAAAAAGTCTACGATTGTGCCTAGGTCCAATTTTGGTCTAAGTGGGTGCTAGACCGCTCAGCCAATGGGCTGGGCGGATCCAGCACCCGTCCCACCACTGGGCTGGGCGGATCCAGCATCCGCCCAGCCAATGGCTTAGGCGGATATACCACCCTCCCAAGCCATTGACTGGGCGGATCTAGCACCCACCTAGACCAAAATTGACGTTTTTTTCTCAAAAGGacaaaattgtccaaatgggGGCGGTAAGAGGTCATTTGAGGGTGGTAAGTAGCAACATCCaaaaaataatacaaaaaaaCTTAGACACTAgacaattaggttttgataaagaataaaataaattacaaattttaatatattttattgtttgaaatttttctccGAGTTTGTGTTTTCCGATCACAAATACTCACTACTATACTGGAATATCGACCATAatatgattgtttttctttataaatattttaaacttataTGGGGTATGTTATAAAGATTTTTTGTTTACTAAGTATataatgaatttggttaaagctcgataaaagctcggctcgatcaAAGCTCGGTTCGAGAGCGTTCGgctcgagatattaacgagccaatactAAGCCTACCTAGGGTTCGCTCTGCTCGACTCGTTTACACCTCTAAGGATGACCCTCAATTCATATTTGGATACGTGTATTGTGATCTCACGTagtaattaaaatagtggggtCTTTTATAATATGTGTGGGTCTATGTTAcacatgtcaaaatatgtaCGAGAGGTTCTCCATTTGACCGAAGAACcgagtgcttctaataattcAAATATAGGTAAAAAAAACCTGCCAAAATGTCAAAAAATTAAGTCCTaatgaaaacgctaattgattgattgatttatCAGATGAAAAAACAAGTGAGAGCATATTTTGAAGAATCAAAATGGTTCCAGCAAAAACACATACCAACAATGGAGGAATACATGGTTGTGGCATTAGTCTCCTCAGGATACCCACTGCTAGCCACAACATCACTTGTAGGAATGGCTGATACTGATAATGTTACCAAAAACACATTTGATTGGTTAAATTCTGAGCCAAATAAGATAGTGAGAGCCTCATCAACAATTGCTAGACTGATGGATGACATTGTATCCCACAAGGTTGAGCAAAAGAGAGGTGATGCTGCTTCAAGCATAGAGTGTTACATGAAACAATATAATTGCACAGAAGAAGAAACAGTTGATGAATTCAAAGAAAGAGTTATAAGTGCTTGGAAAGATATTAATGGAGAGTTTATTCACTACTCTAACTCGGGCTCGGACTCGGACTCGGTTCCTATGGCAGTGCTGATGAGAATACTGAACCTTGCAAGAGTAATGGATGTACTTTACAAGGATGAAGATTGCTATACTAATTCTGGAGGTGTCTTGAAAGAT
The sequence above is drawn from the Euphorbia lathyris chromosome 6, ddEupLath1.1, whole genome shotgun sequence genome and encodes:
- the LOC136232049 gene encoding (-)-germacrene D synthase-like; the protein is MSAPVSTIPAGSEVIRRSADYHPSIWGDHFLSYTSNDQLLVKDDISRHEKLKQEVTSMLKGCPKVPETLEMIDAIQRLGIQYHFETQIDEILRNMMDEILCLDDDDLYLISLKFRLLRQHGYNMIPCDVFDKFKDENGKFKDSIVNDVRGMLSLYETTHLRTHGEEILDQALGFTIAHLQTMSTQLSSPFGDQIKHALKQPFHKGLPRLEARSYFHFYELNASCNKILLSFAKLDFNLLQKQHQKELGDITRWWKELDFAKTVSFARDRVVECYFWTLGVYFEPQYAVARSIVTKVIAITSVLDDIYDVYATPPELDLFTAAIDRWDINVMDEFPEYMQLVYKSLIDIYSEIEERVLNQGTAYRLSYAKEAMKKQVRAYFEESKWFQQKHIPTMEEYMVVALVSSGYPLLATTSLVGMADTDNVTKNTFDWLNSEPNKIVRASSTIARLMDDIVSHKVEQKRGDAASSIECYMKQYNCTEEETVDEFKERVISAWKDINGEFIHYSNSGSDSDSVPMAVLMRILNLARVMDVLYKDEDCYTNSGGVLKDFVSSLLVQPI